One Lachancea thermotolerans CBS 6340 chromosome F complete sequence DNA window includes the following coding sequences:
- the RCY1 gene encoding Rcy1p (similar to uniprot|P39531 Saccharomyces cerevisiae YJL204C RCY1 ReCYcling 1) — MEDLLKVTNIVVGIASNLTTRDYLTFQQLNKNVYYTHLVGPNDSEFWCKKLLRIGLTKASDKDEVQMMLQQGNAIDVLSKLQVFTTSTAKAVFIELHRCYQGFVDKLYHSDFKKFFSPEYSSPLAQAKIIMNLSLYAKGDINDYTYYHKVQENWGIFKELFINTAIKEMDLSFSQQDFGSAAEFIEVLLICHEENTAIDFFKSKNDFDSEVDLPQQLFPPESSETSNEVLHLTLEKIKIFLNSKIELADTLFDDKYPIILDYLESVIANSIADYLGSQVIDDLQSPGAYSTISFMPQLFKYVNEELIDGLAESKNGGPRLKEIVREFFNLYLEPKIMNYLDTTVQEFGQKIELTLLNFQKETTLKEQEQNEQIYSDLRDKASKQQQLIDQKNNFLTSFTKIFKITNNNRTAEEERLQMAYNLNVMNNNLQNIQVLVSLDLCYKVVQDCKFCIENMRTFLIINNIADVVKSKCQEVFKTLVTTLANEHFRPGFFKAIQILEQYDPNQLKNVELEFEALGSHVEPLIKFTELVNTGDIVLQMISIFYKNELIQTNIMDRNKDFLNDVVQVKKNFETMIDDYVANGLNVGINKLMDEVLFVFSSLQLPDDYNPDPTQVAKKEIKPSKAAAKNVELLRNHCFLLTGATDKGTIDIFQQEVGERFFNEIVKNIKKNLISSDGAVFLICDLNYYYDFIANVLKQKQIVPLFAGLKTVGQLYLVSGKDSKELGKMICDLGRFQGIFSQEEIYELVQRRTDWVRVRKDVEKVMYGLGVSDCIII, encoded by the coding sequence ATGGAGGACCTATTGAAGGTGACTAATATTGTCGTTGGGATTGCGAGCAACCTAACGACACGAGACTATCTGACCTTTCAACaattgaacaaaaatgtttATTATACTCATCTGGTTGGACCAAATGACAGCGAGTTCTGGTGCAAAAAGCTTCTAAGGATAGGATTGACAAAAGCCTCAGATAAGGACGAAGTCCAGATGATGCTACAACAAGGAAATGCTATTGACGTGCTTTCCAAGTTGCAGGTGTTTACGACCTCAACAGCGAAAGCGGTCTTTATAGAGCTACATCGATGCTATCAGGGATTCGTTGACAAGCTTTATCACAgtgatttcaaaaaattctttTCTCCTGAATACTCAAGCCCGCTTGCCCAAGCGAAAATCATTATGAATCTAAGCTTATACGCGAAAGGGGACATTAATGACTACACCTATTATCACAAAGTACAAGAGAACTGGGGGATTTTTAAGGAGCTGTTTATCAATACTGCTATCAAAGAGATGGATCTGAGTTTCAGTCAGCAGGATTTTGGTTCTGCCGCTGAGTTCATTGAAGTGCTGTTGATCTGTCATGAGGAGAATACTGCCattgactttttcaagagtAAGAATGACTTTGACAGTGAAGTTGATTTGCCCCAACAGCTTTTCCCTCCCGAATCCAGCGAAACTAGCAACGAAGTACTGCACCTTACTTTAGAGAAAATAaagatctttttgaactctaAAATAGAATTGGCAGATACATTATTTGACGACAAGTACCCCATAATCCTTGATTACCTAGAATCAGTCATTGCCAATAGCATAGCTGACTATTTAGGTTCCCAAGTAATTGATGATCTTCAATCTCCTGGGGCCTATTCAACCATTAGCTTCATGCCTCAATTATTCAAATACGTTAATGAGGAACTAATTGACGGTCTAGCAGAGAGTAAAAATGGTGGGCCCAGACTAAAGGAAATTGTCagagaatttttcaatttgtACTTGGAACCCAAAATTATGAACTATCTTGACACTACCGTTCAAGAGTTTGGGCAGAAAATAGAATTGACACTATTGAACTTTCAGAAGGAAACGACACTAAAAGAGCAGGAGCAAAACGAACAAATATACAGTGATTTGAGAGATAAGGCAtcaaagcagcagcagctaaTCGaccaaaaaaacaactttCTCACATCGTTCActaaaatattcaaaattACAAATAACAACAGGACAGCAGAGGAAGAACGACTGCAGATGGCCTATAATTTGAATGTTATGAAcaacaatcttcaaaacatccaAGTTCTGGTCAGTCTTGATTTGTGTTACAAAGTGGTTCAGGACTGTAAGTTCTGCATAGAAAACATGCGAACATTCCTTATTATTAATAATATCGCGGATGTTGTTAAATCAAAATGCCAAGAGGTCTTTAAAACCTTGGTCACGACATTAGCCAACGAACACTTTAGGCCAGGGTTCTTCAAAGCCattcaaattcttgaacagtACGACCCTAATCAATTGAAGAATGTTGAGCTCGAATTCGAGGCGCTAGGGTCCCACGTCGAACCACTAATAAAGTTTACTGAGCTTGTGAATACAGGTGACATAGTCTTACAGATGATATCCATTTTTTACAAGAATGAACTTATCCAGACGAATATAATGGACAGGAATAAAGATTTCCTCAACGATGTTGTTCAAGTAAAGAAAAACTTCGAGACAATGATAGACGATTATGTCGCTAACGGTTTGAATGTCGGGATAAACAAGCTAATGGACGAGGTTCTATTTGTGTTTAGCAGTTTACAACTTCCTGATGACTATAATCCCGATCCAACTCAAGTTGCCAAAAAGGAGataaaaccttcaaaagccgCGGCCAAAAACGTTGAGCTACTACGCAACCATTGTTTTCTCTTGACTGGAGCCACAGATAAGGGTACAATCGACATATTCCAGCAGGAAGTCGGAGAGAGGTTCTTCAACGAGATCGTCAAgaacataaaaaaaaacctCATTTCAAGCGATGGGGCTGTTTTTCTAATTTGTGACCTGAACTACTACTATGATTTCATTGCTAATGTGCTTAAACAAAAGCAAATTGTGCCACTATTCGCCGGCTTGAAAACAGTTGGACAGTTATACCTCGTTTCAGggaaagattcaaaagagcTCGGTAAGATGATATGTGACCTCGGCAGGTTCCAGGGCATTTTTAGTCAGGAAGAGATATATGAGCTTGTACAACGCCGAACAGACTGGGTAAGGGTAAGGAAGGATGTTGAAAAAGTAATGTATGGTTTGGGCGTTAGCGATTGTATCATTATTTAG
- a CDS encoding KLTH0F03454p (conserved hypothetical protein) produces the protein MSLVGRKRGYDKEGLKNQENCNTNAAKRTKVNNHSRAAKFEQFIDRAPHEIILQLKCLVSRQDIISLASTSKRVRERLLPYLFDRVKCSWPELLSSWRNPNGVCAPIEHPELIEGIRITSFCSKNEWTFPFHVLFSPDPSTNPMGRLESLSMLSSGSTNFFKYCGLVLNLKTLSITAVKSSSVFSLEHVKQFPSLQELRLVGFHIEDAEAEANPRNNLGYLKLENCTWCYPFNLESFGKDKIHTLHLKYSNSFIVSERFKHLLSSPSFTNLRELSIVNDEKSLELTISLKIMNLIHAMPSLETLILSGNIYNEALNGHASSGSSNHTSIVALNNVKVFYSSFLRDLG, from the coding sequence ATGTCTTTGGTGGGAAGAAAAAGGGGATATGACAAAGAGGGGCTAAAAAACCAGGAAAATTGCAACACGAATGCGGCAAAGCGGACAAAGGTCAATAACCACTCAAGGGCTGCGAAGTTCGAGCAATTTATCGACAGAGCGCCCCACGAAATCATATTACAACTCAAGTGTCTTGTAAGTAGGCAGGATATCATTTCACTAGCATCTACGAGTAAGCGGGTAAGAGAGCGCCTTTTGCCATACCTCTTTGACAGAGTCAAGTGTTCATGGCCCGAGCTGTTGAGCAGCTGGCGCAACCCGAACGGTGTATGCGCACCCATAGAACACCCAGAGCTTATAGAGGGCATACGAATAACGTCTTTTTGCTCTAAAAACGAGTGGACCTTCCCGTTTCATGTGTTGTTTTCTCCGGATCCATCGACAAATCCCATGGGGAGGTTAGAAAGCTTGAGCATGTTAAGCTCGGGTTCAAcgaatttcttcaagtatTGTGGACTGGTTTTGAACCTAAAAACTCTTAGCATAACAGCtgtcaaaagctcttctgtATTTAGCCTGGAGCACGTCAAACAATTCCCGTCATTGCAAGAATTGAGACTTGTAGGCTTTCACATTGAAGATGCTGAAGCCGAAGCAAATCCCCGCAATAACCTTGGGTATCTGAAGCTCGAAAATTGTACCTGGTGTTACCCCTTCAATCTcgaaagctttggaaaGGACAAAATTCATACGCTTCACTTGAAGTATtcaaacagcttcatcGTTAGTGAGCGATTCAAGCACTTGCTAAGCTCTCCCAGTTTTACCAATTTGAGAGAACTTTCAATTGTCAATGACGAAAAGAGTCTGGAACTTACAATATCTCTTAAAATAATGAACCTGATACACGCGATGCCTTCTTTAGAGACCCTTATATTGTCTGGTAACATTTACAATGAAGCTTTAAACGGGCATGCGAGTTCTGGATCCTCTAATCACACGAGTATTGTTGCATTGAATAACGTAAAAGTCTTttattcaagttttttgcGGGATCTAGGCTAG
- a CDS encoding KLTH0F03432p (conserved hypothetical protein) encodes MSANSVLLIDGTSESSKQYDMHLVPCRIRTTGHTNELANNFKKDAEESAEDNSQVVTYIRGRKIIGKPLTCLDRFQTVLLEPEQDPETPNTYKETARIGMVFNYEREGNEARLQEEISKFEEHLQLADVIHD; translated from the coding sequence ATGTCAGCCAATTCTGTCCTGCTCATTGATGGCACTTCTgaaagttcaaaacaataTGACATGCATCTTGTACCGTGCAGGATTCGCACAACTGGTCATACTAACGAGCTCGCaaacaacttcaaaaaagacgCTGAAGAGTCTGCAGAAGACAATTCGCAAGTTGTTACCTATATAAGGGGTCGCAAAATCATTGGAAAGCCTCTGACGTGCTTGGACCGTTTCCAAACTGTTCTTTTGGAGCCCGAACAAGACCCTGAAACACCCAATACCTACAAAGAAACTGCAAGAATTGGCATGGTGTTCAATTACGAACGCGAAGGCAACGAGGCTCGCCTACAAGAAGAGATATCAAAGTTCGAGGAGCACCTTCAGCTTGCGGATGTGATCCATGATTAA
- the PRP21 gene encoding Prp21p (similar to uniprot|P32524 Saccharomyces cerevisiae YJL203W PRP21 Subunit of the SF3a splicing factor complex required for spliceosome assembly) — protein sequence MDTLKPMEMKESNKEIPAAGEAVGPGDFELKKTIEKTASFVARNGTEFEEKLDKAKFPFIDEQNAHYPYYKRFLKSFKTTEQDEISERRPINLPTPSIPYPFVFSTFDRHIPRRDLEIIKVTALFCVVNEETRYLETLKEQCSKNELLAFLDPDHALNATFTHFINQYKQVARKDFGKLVELNEDRKLAVLERSFQRAEFEEYSHKMEAEQKRSHEHFKLKFSAYDWENFELLGTIDFRNLDEENYSEPLDFDVIRQKSLQKNQGTKTFEGILALSSLPQKGTNETDNGEATVKAKKKNKMKIRAAGETRLKKNKSQTQRTESEERLIECPITHRMVPEASFDRHIQVLLSDPNYSRERQEYEAKNNITNLTLESVHQNIKRLSKAPPTQAAKKQKF from the coding sequence ATGGACACGCTCAAACCAATGGAAATGAAGGAGAGTAACAAGGAGATCCCGGCCGCAGGAGAGGCTGTGGGCCCAGGAGACTttgagctcaaaaaaaccATAGAAAAAACGGCAAGTTTTGTTGCCAGAAACGGGACTGAGTTTGAGGAAAAGCTCGATAAAGCCAAGTTTCCTTTCATTGATGAGCAAAACGCTCACTATCCATATTATAAACGATtcctgaaaagcttcaaaacaacagaGCAAGATGAAATCTCAGAAAGAAGACCCATAAATTTACCTACGCCTTCCATCCCTTATCCGTTCGTTTTTAGCACATTCGATCGGCACATACCGCGGAGAGATTTAGAAATTATCAAGGTTACTGCACTCTTTTGTGTTGTGAATGAAGAAACGCGTTACCTGGAAACTTTAAAAGAGCAGTGTAGCAAGAATGAGCTACTTGCATTCCTGGATCCCGACCACGCGTTAAACGCCACTTTTACCCATTTTATTAATCAATACAAGCAGGTGGCGCGCAAAGACTTTGGgaagcttgttgagcttAACGAAGACCGCAAACTCGCAGTTTTGGAGCGAAGCTTCCAGAGAGCAGAGTTTGAAGAATATTCACATAAAATGGAAGcagaacaaaaacgaaGCCACGAGCACTTCAAGCTTAAGTTTTCAGCTTACGATTGGGAAAACTTTGAACTTTTAGGCACCATCGATTTCAGAAATTTAGATGAAGAGAACTATTCAGAACCTTTAGATTTTGACGTGATACGCCAAAAGTCgcttcaaaagaatcaagggacaaaaacttttgagggtATCCTTGCACTTTCCTCGCTCCCCCAAAAAGGGACCAACGAAACGGACAATGGTGAAGCAACAGTTaaagcaaagaagaagaacaaaatgAAAATACGGGCTGCAGGGGAGACCCGactcaaaaagaacaagtccCAGACACAACGCACCGAAAGCGAAGAAAGACTAATAGAGTGCCCGATAACTCATAGAATGGTACCGGAAGCTAGTTTCGACAGGCATATTCAGGTTCTCCTAAGCGATCCGAACTATTCTCGCGAAAGACAGGAGTACGAGGCAAAAAATAATATAACCAACCTGACATTGGAAAGCGTGCACCAAAACATTAAACGACTATCGAAAGCACCGCCGACGCAAGCCgcaaagaagcaaaaattttga